One Pyrenophora tritici-repentis strain M4 chromosome 5, whole genome shotgun sequence DNA window includes the following coding sequences:
- a CDS encoding RNA-pol-Rpc4 domain containing protein, whose amino-acid sequence MNIDELKISSDDFAGKAPEPTSMAQLPVRAGRKEHQERKPGYNTEASTAKVLEQAEGKTPKLKSESKEVKVEGGSDDETMSDAGKTGLPDAPALKQDPSVEHRPKPKTTDPAQPAFQTDDDRAEWERIQLHRRLIIAEFGPTETPEVDSSGDAVMAGTAEKPTVRTNNVYLFQIPPLMPEVEASIKKEAPDPKPEAKIKLEEGGFSDPTAKPTSVRFGSGLVGKLRVHKSGRTTLDWGGTSFEVTDVRAGSGSRQEVVSMEFTPENQRSAPEDAGDAYSLGPVKGKFVVTPDLETMFK is encoded by the coding sequence ATGAACATCGACGAACTTAAAATATCCTCAGACGATTTCGCCGGCAAAGCACCAGAGCCCACGAGCATGGCGCAACTGCCAGTTCGCGCTGGCAGGAAGGAACATCAGGAACGAAAGCCCGGTTACAACACAGAGGCCAGCACGGCGAAGGTACTCGAGCAGGCAGAGGGAAAAACACCAAAGCTGAAGAGCGAGTCCAAGGAAGTAAAGGTTGAAGGAGGCAGCGACGACGAAACCATGTCTGATGCAGGCAAAACAGGTCTGCCAGATGCTCCAGCTCTAAAACAAGACCCAAGTGTTGAACATAGGCCCAAGCCAAAGACCACAGATCCAGCACAGCCTGCCTTTCAAACTGATGACGACCGTGCAGAATGGGAGCGTATCCAACTGCACAGACGTCTCATAATCGCGGAATTTGGCCCGACAGAGACGCCAGAAGTGGATAGTTCAGGGGATGCAGTCATGGCAGGCACAGCCGAGAAGCCCACGGTACGGACTAACAACGTCTATCTCTTCCAGATACCACCTCTCATGCCCGAAGTGGAAGCATCCATCAAGAAAGAAGCACCAGATCCCAAACCAGAAGCAAAGATCAAGCTCGAAGAAGGGGGTTTCTCCGATCCGACCGCCAAGCCCACGAGCGTTCGTTTTGGAAGCGGACTAGTGGGCAAACTGCGCGTACACAAATCGGGTCGTACCACGCTGGATTGGGGCGGCACAAGCTTTGAGGTCACCGATGTTCGCGCCGGCTCGGGGTCGCGCCAGGAGGTAGTTAGTATGGAGTTTACGCCGGAGAACCAACGGTCAGCGCCCGAAGATGCTGGGGATGCCTACAGTCTAGGCCCGGTCAAGGGCAAGTTTGTAGTGACGCCGGATCTTGAGACCATGTTCAAGTAG
- a CDS encoding KAP multi-domain protein: MGLSDVCYRFLCCGTRSRDSIYDPVLADSEREAVADLLGFLENRAETDFFSGEPLRALSTLVYSDNIDLQRSASLTFAEITERDVREVDRDTLEPILFLLQNPDIEVQRAASAALGNLAVNTENKVAIVALGGLAPLIKQMNSPNVEVQCNAVGCITNLATHEDNKAKIARSGALQPLTRLAKSKDMRVQRNATGALLNMTHSDDNRQQLVNAGAIPVLVQLLSSSDVDVQYYCTTALSNIAVDSSNRAKLAQTEGRLVGSLVHLMESSSPKVQCQAALALRNLASDERYQLEIVRARGLPSLLRLLQSSYLPLILSAVACIRNISIHPANESPIIEAGFLRPLVDLLGSTDNDEIQCHAISTLRNLAASSDKNKQLVLEAGAVQKCKSLVLNVRLPVQSEMTAAIAVLALSEELKPHLLNLGVFDVLIPLTESESIEVQGNSAAALGNLSSKVGDYSIFIQNWTEPAGGIHGYLRRFLASGDPTFQHIAIWTLLQLLESEDAKLMEHIGKSNEIIEMVTEIAERNIESDDEDNEDGEGEVVTLARRCLELLGKSPKTLVEG; the protein is encoded by the exons ATGGGTCTCTCCGACGTCTGCTACAGATTCCTCTGCTGCGGCA CACGCTCGAGAGACAGTATATACGACCCGGTGCTGGCAGACAGTGAGCGGGAAGCTGTTGCCGACCTGTTGGGCTTCCTGGAAAAC CGAGCCGAAACCGACTTCTTCTCGGGCGAGCCCCTCCGCGCATTAAGCACCCTCGTCTACTCGGACAACATCGATTTGCAGCGCTCGGCAAGCTTGACGTTTGCCGAGATAACAGAGCGAG ATGTCAGAGAAGTCGACCGCGACACGCTGGAGCCTATCCTGTTCCTCCTCCAGAACCCCGACATAGAAGTGCAGCGTGCCGCGAGTGCCGCGCTCGGCAACCTCGCCGTAAACA CCGAGAACAAAGTGGCCATTGTCGCACTGGGCGGGCTCGCGCCTCTGATTAAGCAGATGAACTCGCCTAATGTCGAGGTACAATGTAACGCCGTCGGCTGCATCACCAACCTAGCCACGCACGAGGACAACAAGGCCAAGATTGCACGGTCGGGCGCACTGCAACCCCTCACCCGGTTGGCCAAGTCCAAAGACATGCGCGTGCAAAGAAATGCGACGGGCGCGCTGCTGAACATGACGCATTCAG ACGACAACCGACAACAGCTCGTAAACGCCGGCGCCATCCCCGTCCTCGTCCAGCTGCTCTCGTCGTCCGATGTCGACGTTCAGTACTACTGCACCACGGCGCTCAGCAACATCGCTGTCGATTCCAGCAATCGCGCCAAGTTGGCACAGACCGAGGGCAGGCTGGTCGGCTCCCTCGTACACCTCATGGAGTCATCCTCGCCAAAGGTACAGTGCCAGGCTGCACTTGCTCTACGTAACCTTGCCTCGGACGAGCGCTACCAGCTGGAAATTGTACGCGCTCGCGGCCTGCCATCTCTCCTTCGTCTCCTACAGTCATCATACTTGCCACTTATTCTATCCGCTGTTGCATGCATACGAAACATTTCAATCCACCCCGCAAACGAGTCGCCTATCATCGAAGCCGGTTTCCTCAGGCCGCTGGTAGACCTGCTCGGCTCCACCGATAACGACGAGATCCAGTGTCACGCAATATCCACCCTCCGCAACCTCGCCGCAAGCTCAGACAAGAACAAGCAACTGGTTCTCGAGGCCGGCGCTGTGCAAAAGTGCAAGTCGCTTGTGCTCAACGTGCGGCTTCCAGTCCAGTCCGAGATGACGGCAGCTATTGCAGTCCTCGCTCTCAGCGAAGAGCTGAAGCCTCATCTGCTCAACCTTGGAGTTTTCGATGTCCTTATCCCACTCACAGAGTCGGAGAGCATCGAGGTACAAGGCAACAGTGCTGCTGCACTCGGCAACCTATCGTCCAAGG TCGGTGATTATTCCATCTTTATCCAAAATTGGACCGAGCCCGCCGGCGGAATCCACGGCTACCTACGCCGCTTCTTGGCCAGTGGAGACCCGACCTTCCAGCACATCGCCATCTGGACGCTGCTACAATTACTCGAATCAGAAGACGCAAAACTGATGGAGCACATCGGCAAGTCGAACGAAATCATCGAAATGGTTACGGAGATTGCCGAACGCAACATCGAGTCGGACGATGAAGACAACGAGGACGGCGAGGGCGAGGTTGTCACCCTTGCACGCAGGTGTCTTGAGCTTTTGGGCAAGAGCCCCAAGACCCTGGTTGAAGGGTAA
- a CDS encoding DUF2756 domain containing protein — translation MAPRGQSSTRARGSARGGANAARPSASDATPQTTATDQTAEQVESDSKPAVTGEGITTTTESQASVQAGTSTETSVRPPAQRLGSLQGSVPPSRSASPAVRGRGGTSRGKRGVKLPSFTGRRSKEERDAMVQEQAARDRERTKEQIAADEKKRRDMEYARKREDKRKNFRGGYSGVATGPFSLGSSKEGMSNLFTC, via the exons ATGGCACCAAGAGGGCAGTCAAGTACCCGCGCCCGCGGTAGCGCAAGAGGAGGTGCAAATGCAGCGCGACCATCTGCAAGCGATGCGACTCCGCAAACCACTGCAACAGACCAGACTGCAGAACAAGTTGAAAGCGACTCAAAGCCAGCTGTCACAGGAGAGGGTATCACAACGACTACCGAGTCGCAAGCCTCTGTTCAGGCGGGTACCTC TACAGAGACTTCCGTCCGTCCTCCCGCACAACGACTCGGTAGTCTTCAAGGCTCGGTTCCGCCTTCACGATCAGCCTCACCGGCGGTACGCGGCCGCGGTGGCACAAGTCGAGGGAAACGGGGCGTCAAACTACCTAGCTTTACAGGACGCAGGAGTAAAGAAGAGCGAGATGCCATGGTGCAAGAGCAGGCAGCCCGAGATCGCGAAAGGACCAAAGAGCAGATAGCAGCTGATGAGAAAAAGAGGAGAGACATGGAGTATGCTCGAAAACGGGAAGATAAAAGAAAGAACTTCAGAGGTGGTTACAGTGGCGTAGCAACAGGCCCTTTCTCACTTGGAAGTTCTAAAGAAGGCATGTCAAATCTCTTCACATGCTAG